The genomic segment TTTTTGCATTTCAAATTCTGTTTCGTAAGTCGATTTTAAATTTATTTCTCCTCTCTCTTTTGGAAGAGTAGTTGCTATAAATGCAAACGAGCAAATTCCAATTATAAATTCTTTTGGAAGGAAATTTATTTTTTTAATTCCGCTTGTGTTTTTTGTTCTGTAACGATAAGAAAGTGGTAAAATTAAAAGTGCAATTAAATCAGAATAATCCACGACACGATTTATTCCAATTCCGATATTATTCAGAAAGTCAATAGCAAATTGAGAAGAACTGCTTTTCCAAAAAACGAATAAAATTCCAGTCAGAATGTAAATAGTTTTGACTTTACTTTTGAATAATAAACTAACAAAATAAGGAAAGGCAAAAAGTCCGACGAAATCAGATAGTTTTCCAGTCAGATAATTATGAAACTGATATTTTAAATAAAAGTCGTTTACAAGAAGTAAACCAACAGAAATCAAAAATAATTTTCCGTAAAATAGTTTGTCGTTTTGCACTTCGTTTTAATTATTGCCAACGTGTTTGTATAAGAATAGTTGCGATTTTGTGCGCGAGGAATTTCAGCATGAAATTCAGAAGTGTGCAAAATTGCAACTGCTTTTGGTTTAGCTAAAATAGCAATTATTTTTATGCGTTGTTAGCAAATGTTTTTTTTCATTCTCCTTTGTTCATTAATTGAATCCCAAAATTCAGCTTTTGAGTAAGAATTCCGCAATTTATATTTTTCATTTTCTGCTCAATTTCTCAAACTTGCTCAATTTCACGATTCCTTGGAAATTCCGCAATTTTGGTTTTTCGAGTCTAAGAAAATTCTCACGTTTTATAATTCCACATTTGAGTAAATTCCCACGCAAAATTTTACGAGCGAGAGAGTGCTCAGCATTTTGAAATTCATTTTTTGTGATAAAATCTATTAATTTTAATTCACTATTTTTTCAGCGTTTGAGTGAGAACAATATTTGCTAACGTGTTTGTATAAGAATAGTTGCGATTTTGTGCGCGAGGAATTTCAGAATGAAATTCAGAAGTGTGCAAAATTGCAACGACCTTTGGTTAAGCTAAAATAGCAATTATTTTTATGCGTTGTTAGCAAATGTTGTTTTTTTCATTCCCCTTAGTTCATTAATTAAATCCTAAAACTCAGCTTTTGAGTAAGAATTCCGCAATTTATATTTTTCATTTTCTGCTCAATTTCTCAAACTTTCTAAATTTCACGATTGATTGGAAATTCCGCAATTTTGGTTTTTAGAGTTTAAGAAAATTCTCACGTTTTATAATTCCACATTTGAGTATATTCCCACGCAAAATCTTACGAGCGAGAGAGTGCTCAGCATTTTGAAATTCCTTTTTTGTGATAAAACCGATTAGTTTTAATTCACTATTTTTCAGCGTTTGAGTGAGAACAATATTTGCTAACGGTCTTGTATATGAAACGTAGCGTGTAAAAAGACGCTAACTTTTCGGATTATACACTAGCCGAATTTTTAAATTTTTCTTTTTATCTTAATATTCTCAAAAAGCCAAATTTAAAAATTTGGCGGGCTTCGAAAATAAGCAAAAACCTCTCGGAAAGCCTGTTATAGCTATGTTTTATATACGTTGTTGTAACACGTTTTTATTCCGTTCTCGTTCGTTAAACTTGTCATTATGATACTTTAAATAGATATAATGATTTGGCGATAATTTTTCCGAATTCAGTTTGTCTTTTCTGCTAATACCTAACTTTTCCAAGTCCGTTTTTGTGAGCAAAGTAGAGATTAATATTTCTCCATTCTGGTCAAATGAAATTAGAAATTTGTCAAATAGTTTATCATAATTTGGCGTCAATAAAAGTCCATTATACAAATCGTACTTTTCGGTTTCGTTACATTCACTAAATGGTTTAATATGCGATGCAATTAATATTTCTTGCATCTCAATTTTTGTAACACAAGATTTTTCCCAATACTCAATCAATTCTTTTCGATAATTGGACTGTCCTAATCGGATTTTGACTAAAGCTGTCTTTTCGGCTTTTAGTAATTCATTATTATTCTCAATTTCCTTTATTTGCTTTAAAACAATTGGCTCAATCTCGACAATCGAATTTTTTCTGTTTTTTAATAATCGATTAGCTTTCTCAATTGTTTCAGATGTTAGTCTGTTCTTATTTGCAAATTTTGTAACATATTCCAACGCTACAATATCTAATTTATCTCTAAAGATTTTTTTTCCTTTTGTTGCTCTTGATTTATATGATTTATCCGTCCAAGATTCGTATTCTTTATGTTTATCAAAATTCTCAAAAATGAAAGAATTATCTCGTGATTCATAATGTTTTTCAAATACCTCAAAGTATTTTATAAATGAGGAAATACTAATATGTTGAAATAGTTTTTTTACTTCATCAAGTGAACTGTCTTTAATCATATTTAACTCTGTTCATCGCGTTTCCTCAAATGTGTTACAACGTGTTTGTATATGGTTTGTTGCGTGCTTTAAGCAACTAATTTAGTAAATAATTACCGACCAAGAAAGTCCGCGAGGACTTTCGTAAGTAGGCAATAAGCTAGCAATAAACTATATACGGTGTTGCCATTAGTTATTTTTTCAGTTTCATTACTTTTTCCAACAATGGTGAAAGTCCGTTTTCTGTTATTGTGTCGTTATTCCAAAAACTCAAAACACAGCTAACATAATTTCCTCTAACTTCAGTTGCAATGTAATAGATAGTTAGTGTTTTTCCTCCAGACATACCAATCAAAAGCGATTTAACTCCAGTAAAGTCATAAATTACTCTTTTAGCTTTAGTTTCTAAACCTTCAAATTCTAAATCAACTATTTCTTCCGAAATCACTTTTCCTCCTTTTTGAGACTTTGTAATTTCAAATTGTTGCTCAACTGTATTTTTTGCATCTTGTAATTCTTTATGAACAGACCAGTTCATTTGTCCGTAATATGGACACTGAACATTATTTACACCCATCCAATTACAACTATTTCCTAATTTTATTTTTCTACCAGCAAAATTGATGCTATCAATTCTTATTGAGGCAAAATTTTCTTTAGGTATCTTCTTTTCAATTATTTGTCTTATAATCGTTCGTTCAAATTCCTTATCTCTTTTATTAATTGAACTAAATTGAATAATTGTGATTCGTTTTTCTTGGTTTTCGATAAAATAATATGAATTATTTTGAACTAAATTTTCAGTAATATTCTCATTATTTTGAACGTAATAATTATTATAAGAAATTTGCTCGTCTTTCGTTTTTTTAACTTTCTTTTTTATTGAATATTTTCTATAAACTTTTTTAAGTCCTTTTTCTGTAAATGGATAATTTAGTGTTTGACTTGTAATTGTAAAACCGTCAATATTATAAAATGATATTCCATTGTTATTAATTGCTTGTAACCTATTAAAAATACTATCTTTTTGAGCAAATGAAATTGTAAAAATTGAAACTGAAATAATTGTAAATAGTTTTTTCATATTATTCGGCAATTATAAAAGTATAACAAGGTCTATTTTCATTATTAATCCATTTTTTCCAGTTTTCTGATTTATTTGGGTCGTTGATATTTATGCCATCAACAGGAAATATTATAAATTTAGTAAACCAATTTTGTGGATTTTCTCCGTCTCTTTTAAACATTGCTTTTCTTGCTAAAACACTATCTTTAGGTTGAACACTAAATGGGACTGTAACTTCATAAGGTCCATTTGTTGAGCGTTTCAAAACAG from the Polaribacter cellanae genome contains:
- a CDS encoding HNH endonuclease — protein: MIKDSSLDEVKKLFQHISISSFIKYFEVFEKHYESRDNSFIFENFDKHKEYESWTDKSYKSRATKGKKIFRDKLDIVALEYVTKFANKNRLTSETIEKANRLLKNRKNSIVEIEPIVLKQIKEIENNNELLKAEKTALVKIRLGQSNYRKELIEYWEKSCVTKIEMQEILIASHIKPFSECNETEKYDLYNGLLLTPNYDKLFDKFLISFDQNGEILISTLLTKTDLEKLGISRKDKLNSEKLSPNHYIYLKYHNDKFNERERNKNVLQQRI